Proteins from a single region of Coregonus clupeaformis isolate EN_2021a chromosome 35, ASM2061545v1, whole genome shotgun sequence:
- the LOC121570519 gene encoding eukaryotic translation initiation factor 1 has protein sequence MSAIQNLQTFDPFADATKGNDRLPSGTDDYIHIRIQQRNGRKTLTTVQGIAIDYDKKKLVKAFKKKFACNGTVIEHPEYGEVIQLQGDQRKNICTFLIEIGLAKEEQLKVHGF, from the exons ATGTCCGCTATCCAGAACCTCCAAACTTTCG ACCCCTTTGCTGATGCAACTAAGGGTAATGACAGGCTCCCATCTGGGACTGACGACTACATCCACATAAGAATCCAGCAGCGTAACGGCAGGAAGACTCTGACCACGGTCCAGGGCATAGCCATCGACTATGATAAGAAGAAGCTAGTCAAGGCCTTTAAGAAG AAATTTGCCTGCAATGGGACAGTGATTGAGCACCCAGAGTATGGTGAAGTGATTCAGCTGCAAGGTGACCAGCGCAAGAATATCTGCACTTTTCTGATTGAG ATTGGCCTTGCGAAAGAGGAGCAGCTCAAGGTCCACGGATTCTAG